Proteins from one Vulgatibacter sp. genomic window:
- a CDS encoding wax ester/triacylglycerol synthase family O-acyltransferase, producing MVTWSQLRRVPLSGVDSAWLRMEEPGNPMIVVALLTFATPLAVERLREVVRGRFLRFAPFRSCVVERHLGLPQWEEAPALDLDWHVVEERLPPPGSEGALQRRVSELLGAHLDPDRPLWRMHLVQGFGTGSALVCRIHHAYGDGTALLHVLLSLTEGASDEPPLLHRSLSRQQAGLGDLLEHPGQAIELARRGVSGAASLGRLLLLPPDPPTSLRGPLSGSKRAAWTAPLPLDPLRDAAHRGKGKLNDLLVAGAAGALRHVLQARGESVDGLSFRALVPVDLRPPEDFGRLGNHFGLVFLDLPVGIRGPRHRLAEARARMEALKRSPEAIVAFHLLHALGLATPELEALGVRFFSTKASLVLTNVAGPTDFRTLAGGRVESLLFWVPASGGIGLGLSLFSYAGSLRLAVGADAQRLPEPEALVADFERELVRLA from the coding sequence ATGGTGACCTGGAGCCAGCTGCGGCGCGTGCCGCTCTCCGGCGTGGACAGCGCCTGGCTGCGGATGGAGGAGCCCGGCAACCCGATGATCGTGGTCGCGCTCCTCACCTTCGCCACGCCGCTCGCGGTCGAGCGGCTCCGCGAGGTGGTCCGCGGCCGCTTCCTCCGCTTCGCCCCCTTCCGCTCCTGCGTGGTCGAGCGCCATCTCGGCCTGCCGCAGTGGGAGGAGGCGCCCGCCCTCGATCTCGACTGGCACGTGGTGGAGGAGCGGCTCCCGCCCCCCGGCAGCGAGGGCGCGCTGCAGCGCCGGGTTTCGGAGCTCCTCGGCGCCCACCTCGATCCCGATCGGCCGCTCTGGCGCATGCACCTCGTGCAGGGCTTCGGGACGGGGAGCGCCCTCGTCTGCCGCATCCACCACGCCTACGGCGACGGCACCGCGCTGCTCCACGTGCTCCTCTCGCTCACCGAGGGGGCCTCCGACGAGCCGCCGCTCCTCCACCGTTCCCTCTCCCGGCAGCAGGCCGGCCTCGGCGATCTGCTGGAGCATCCCGGCCAGGCAATCGAGCTCGCCCGCCGCGGGGTGAGCGGCGCCGCCTCGCTGGGCAGGCTCCTCCTCCTGCCCCCCGATCCGCCCACCTCGCTCCGCGGTCCCTTGAGCGGCAGCAAGCGCGCCGCCTGGACCGCGCCGCTGCCCCTGGACCCCCTGCGCGACGCGGCGCACCGGGGGAAGGGCAAGCTCAACGACCTCCTCGTCGCTGGAGCGGCCGGGGCCCTGCGCCACGTGCTCCAGGCCCGCGGCGAGAGCGTGGACGGCCTCTCCTTCCGCGCCCTCGTCCCCGTGGACCTGCGGCCGCCCGAGGATTTCGGAAGGCTGGGCAACCACTTCGGCCTCGTCTTCCTCGATCTGCCCGTCGGGATCCGGGGCCCCCGCCACCGCCTCGCCGAGGCCCGGGCCCGGATGGAGGCGCTCAAGCGCAGCCCGGAGGCGATCGTCGCCTTCCACCTGCTCCACGCCCTCGGCCTCGCCACCCCGGAGCTCGAGGCCCTCGGCGTGCGCTTCTTCTCGACCAAGGCCTCCCTCGTCCTCACCAATGTCGCCGGCCCCACCGACTTCCGCACCCTGGCGGGCGGGCGGGTCGAATCGCTCCTCTTCTGGGTCCCTGCTTCAGGTGGCATCGGCCTGGGCCTCAGCCTCTTCTCCTACGCCGGCAGCCTCCGCCTCGCGGTGGGCGCCGACGCGCAGCGCCTCCCGGAGCCCGAGGCGCTGGTGGCGGACTTCGAGCGGGAGCTGGTCCGCCTCGCCTGA
- a CDS encoding M20/M25/M40 family metallo-hydrolase → MAAREPKQDLETLATWGTEHLEQVIALDSQSDESSHTIPSTEGQRRLSDHLKAFFAGLGYEAEQDDYWNLLVRIPANVEHRVPAVAFMVHMDTAHGTQAVPHLHRIDGWKGDRVPYPRNERLHVSAQDYPYLRHFVGDDLLHGPGDFPVGLDDKLGMAELMTLARVLRENPEIPHGEIVLVFRPDEEIGRMEAVEGLAQVLEQRGVRFGYTVDGLAPFEINVENFNASRGRVRIAGLPLQAEGTRRITLAATGVNTHGATAKEEGYLNATVILARAMAALEGRRDVVPVAFETDPLLEANARITFAVTDERAEADLLAAFEAQIAPHRGRGAHVEAVAHGAPQPGETDAVIRLVAHLRHFLDAPGPTPLLSQESEGFEGYSNPHRVGHSGDVLLLDYRLRDFTTAGLQARERHLREVCAVHGLPVEVADLYVNMGPALAKHPELVAWAEEALRSIGVEPQRIPIRGGTGVDPFLERGIPVANLGTGYFAPESEKELTSRQNIARHTRWLVQLAQTIAAAG, encoded by the coding sequence ATGGCTGCCAGAGAACCGAAGCAGGACCTCGAGACCCTCGCCACCTGGGGCACGGAGCACCTCGAGCAGGTCATCGCCCTCGACTCGCAGAGCGACGAGTCGAGCCACACCATCCCCTCCACCGAAGGGCAGCGGCGCCTCTCCGACCATCTGAAGGCCTTCTTCGCGGGCCTGGGCTACGAGGCGGAGCAGGACGACTACTGGAACCTGCTCGTCCGCATCCCCGCCAACGTCGAGCACCGCGTGCCGGCGGTGGCCTTCATGGTCCACATGGACACCGCCCACGGCACGCAGGCGGTGCCGCACCTCCACCGCATCGACGGCTGGAAGGGCGATCGCGTCCCCTATCCCCGCAACGAGCGGCTCCACGTCTCCGCGCAGGACTACCCCTACCTCCGCCACTTCGTCGGCGACGATCTCCTCCACGGCCCCGGCGACTTCCCCGTCGGCCTCGACGACAAGCTCGGGATGGCGGAGCTGATGACGCTCGCCCGGGTCCTCCGCGAGAACCCGGAGATCCCCCACGGCGAGATCGTCCTCGTCTTCCGGCCCGACGAGGAGATCGGCCGGATGGAGGCGGTGGAGGGTCTGGCGCAGGTGCTGGAGCAGCGCGGGGTCCGCTTCGGCTACACCGTCGACGGCCTCGCGCCCTTCGAGATCAACGTCGAGAACTTCAACGCCTCCCGGGGCCGCGTCCGCATCGCCGGCCTACCCCTGCAGGCGGAGGGCACCCGCCGCATCACCCTCGCCGCCACCGGCGTCAACACCCACGGCGCCACCGCGAAGGAGGAGGGGTACCTCAACGCCACCGTGATCCTCGCCCGGGCGATGGCCGCCCTCGAGGGGCGGCGCGACGTGGTGCCGGTGGCCTTCGAGACCGATCCCCTCCTCGAGGCCAATGCCCGGATCACCTTCGCCGTCACCGACGAGCGGGCGGAGGCGGATCTCCTCGCCGCCTTCGAGGCGCAGATCGCCCCCCACCGCGGGCGCGGCGCCCACGTGGAGGCGGTGGCCCACGGCGCGCCGCAGCCCGGCGAGACCGACGCGGTCATCCGCCTCGTCGCCCACCTCCGCCACTTCCTCGATGCCCCGGGGCCGACGCCGCTCCTTTCCCAGGAGAGCGAGGGCTTCGAGGGCTACTCGAACCCCCACCGCGTGGGCCACAGCGGCGACGTCCTCCTGCTCGACTACCGCCTCCGCGACTTCACCACCGCGGGGCTGCAGGCCCGGGAGCGCCACCTTCGCGAGGTCTGCGCCGTCCACGGCCTGCCGGTGGAGGTGGCCGACCTCTACGTCAACATGGGCCCCGCGCTGGCGAAGCACCCGGAGCTGGTGGCGTGGGCGGAGGAGGCGCTCCGCTCGATCGGCGTCGAGCCGCAGCGGATCCCGATCCGCGGCGGCACCGGCGTCGATCCCTTCCTCGAGCGCGGCATCCCGGTGGCCAACCTCGGCACCGGCTACTTCGCCCCCGAGAGCGAGAAGGAGCTCACCTCCCGGCAGAACATCGCGCGCCACACCCGCTGGCTCGTCCAGCTCGCGCAGACGATCGCCGCCGCCGGCTGA
- a CDS encoding cation:proton antiporter — protein sequence MANPTVILAVLSLLVFVGLGLEQFFRRTGVPDVLVLLGLGIAAGATGLVDVSQIGGLAKVFTTSALVLILFEGAIQLRLADLRSAFSGTLRITLVGFLAAMVALTVVGVVFMGMRPLAGMLLGAILGGTSSAVVIPIVQAMKLERDTRTVLTLESAFTDVLCIVFALALVGALSAGEVNAGEIGTQLGLGFGGALLLGGGMGLLWACGLKAMRQRRVSFVAIGAAVFLVYALAEALGTFGAIACLAFGVVLGNAPAVAKGSSAAAGLELAPGERLFLAEVAFLLKVFFFVYLGASLQLGAWQPWIYGALVTAAIFASRPLVVRLGLPRAVTPRRDARVASVLAPRGLAAAVLASVPVQAGIAEGQAIEAAAVGAILFSITLASGLVFAIDHPFVQRLYERFFRGYPEAVEVAAEAAGGAVVAMVPAAAPQPHEMAEVAAVALPHEVATEAPSPSAGAVAALEGPAARDPLAEPDPSLPLFPDGRKEAG from the coding sequence GTGGCCAATCCGACCGTCATCCTCGCCGTCCTCTCGCTGCTGGTCTTCGTGGGCCTCGGCCTCGAGCAATTCTTCCGCCGCACCGGCGTCCCCGACGTGCTGGTCCTCCTCGGGCTCGGCATCGCCGCAGGGGCCACGGGGCTGGTGGACGTGAGCCAGATCGGCGGCCTCGCCAAGGTCTTCACCACCAGCGCGCTGGTCCTCATCCTCTTCGAGGGCGCGATCCAGCTCCGGCTCGCGGATCTGCGCAGCGCCTTCTCGGGCACGCTGCGGATCACGCTGGTGGGTTTCCTCGCCGCCATGGTGGCGCTCACGGTGGTGGGCGTCGTCTTCATGGGGATGCGGCCGCTGGCAGGCATGCTCCTCGGCGCGATCCTCGGCGGCACCTCCTCGGCGGTGGTGATCCCGATCGTGCAGGCGATGAAGCTCGAGCGGGACACGCGCACCGTGCTCACCCTCGAGTCGGCCTTCACCGACGTGCTCTGCATCGTCTTCGCCCTGGCGCTGGTGGGCGCGCTCTCCGCAGGCGAGGTGAACGCCGGGGAGATCGGCACCCAGCTCGGCCTCGGCTTCGGCGGCGCGCTGCTCCTCGGCGGCGGGATGGGACTGCTCTGGGCCTGCGGCCTCAAGGCGATGCGGCAGCGGCGGGTGAGCTTCGTGGCGATCGGCGCCGCGGTCTTCCTCGTCTACGCGCTGGCGGAGGCGCTGGGGACCTTCGGGGCGATCGCCTGCCTCGCCTTCGGCGTGGTGCTGGGCAACGCGCCGGCGGTGGCGAAGGGGAGCAGCGCCGCTGCGGGGCTCGAGCTCGCGCCAGGCGAGCGGCTCTTCCTCGCCGAGGTGGCGTTCCTGCTCAAGGTCTTCTTCTTCGTCTACCTCGGCGCTTCGCTGCAGCTCGGCGCGTGGCAGCCCTGGATCTACGGCGCGCTGGTCACCGCGGCGATCTTCGCCTCGCGGCCGCTGGTGGTGCGCCTCGGCCTGCCCCGGGCGGTGACGCCGCGCCGGGATGCCCGGGTCGCCTCGGTGCTCGCACCCAGGGGGCTCGCCGCGGCGGTGCTGGCTTCGGTGCCGGTGCAGGCGGGGATCGCCGAGGGCCAGGCGATCGAGGCGGCGGCGGTGGGGGCGATCCTCTTCAGCATCACCCTGGCGTCGGGGCTCGTCTTCGCGATCGATCATCCCTTCGTGCAGCGGCTCTACGAGCGCTTCTTCCGGGGCTATCCGGAGGCGGTGGAGGTGGCGGCGGAGGCAGCCGGCGGGGCGGTGGTGGCGATGGTTCCCGCCGCTGCGCCGCAGCCCCACGAGATGGCGGAGGTCGCTGCGGTGGCGCTGCCCCACGAGGTGGCGACCGAGGCGCCTTCGCCCTCGGCTGGTGCAGTGGCGGCGCTCGAGGGGCCTGCAGCGCGGGACCCGCTCGCGGAGCCGGACCCGTCGCTCCCGCTCTTTCCCGACGGGCGCAAGGAAGCGGGTTGA
- a CDS encoding HIT family protein, translating to MSCVFCRIVRGEVPAAIVWEGEDALAFLDHRPLFPGHVLLVPRAHHETLVDLPAAQVGPFFVQGQRIAAAVERVVGAQGTFVAINNRVSQSVPHLHLHVVPRTRGDGLKGFFWPRHPYREDAEREAVASALRQALAP from the coding sequence TTGAGCTGCGTCTTCTGCAGGATCGTGCGGGGCGAGGTGCCCGCTGCGATCGTCTGGGAGGGGGAGGACGCCCTCGCCTTCCTCGACCACCGGCCGCTCTTTCCCGGCCACGTGCTGCTGGTGCCGCGGGCCCACCACGAGACCCTGGTCGATCTCCCGGCGGCACAGGTCGGCCCCTTCTTCGTGCAGGGCCAGCGGATCGCCGCGGCGGTGGAGCGGGTGGTCGGCGCGCAGGGCACGTTCGTGGCGATCAACAACCGGGTGAGCCAGAGCGTGCCCCACCTCCACCTCCACGTGGTGCCCCGCACCAGGGGCGACGGGCTCAAGGGCTTCTTCTGGCCCCGGCATCCCTACCGCGAGGACGCGGAGCGGGAGGCGGTGGCTTCCGCGCTGCGGCAGGCGCTGGCGCCGTAG
- a CDS encoding acyl-CoA thioesterase codes for MRFYETTHGVYFDDLDAFQILHNARYVLLIERTIGSFWKQLGQRGGLLDFAANPDMSHLVRANHIQYDRPVTGVGEVRVRIWVEKLGSTSLTFGFRVLPLDEDVDYATGSRVLVRIDPETRKPVPWTDALREKLAPYRRDLKREG; via the coding sequence ATGCGCTTCTACGAGACGACCCACGGCGTCTACTTCGACGACCTCGACGCCTTCCAGATCCTCCACAACGCGCGCTACGTGCTCCTGATCGAGCGGACGATCGGCTCCTTCTGGAAGCAGCTCGGCCAGCGCGGCGGCCTCCTCGACTTCGCCGCCAACCCCGACATGAGCCACCTGGTGCGGGCCAACCACATCCAATACGACCGGCCGGTCACCGGCGTAGGCGAGGTGCGGGTGCGGATCTGGGTGGAGAAGCTGGGGAGCACCAGCCTCACCTTCGGCTTCCGCGTGCTACCGCTCGACGAAGACGTCGACTACGCCACCGGCAGCAGGGTGCTGGTGCGCATCGATCCCGAGACGCGCAAGCCCGTGCCCTGGACCGACGCGCTGCGGGAGAAGCTCGCGCCCTACCGCCGGGATCTGAAGCGGGAAGGGTGA
- a CDS encoding alpha/beta hydrolase family protein: MRCVRYVLLSILLAACGGSQAALQPRAGGSGGAGGDGGSGGATGTPVDASSREVSFASAAADGFLHVGTLQIPAHVEGERLPAVIFAHGSGPNDRDETLRGQLGMSFGVEIPVFAEHGQALQDAGFVVLRFDKRSCGPFNGCADNGYAAIDPDAVTIDTFVEDVEGGLAFLATQPEVDAERLFFVGHSKGASYAPRLLTDHPQLRAGVMLAAPFVTIDRALVQQAEKLEEILVATGASEAQIDAALADVRAIAADVTALHEGTFAGTRIGGLPVAYWNSWLRLGEEAPALAAALDRPLLVLSGGYDWNVPQAETEAWAAHFGERSPHETRIVPCVTHALNCIDNPDWMKIRPGDIGAHVDPAVIEELLSFLAARR; encoded by the coding sequence ATGCGCTGCGTTCGCTACGTCCTTCTCTCGATCCTGCTCGCAGCCTGCGGCGGAAGCCAGGCTGCGCTCCAGCCCCGCGCCGGCGGCAGCGGGGGCGCCGGTGGAGACGGCGGCTCGGGTGGCGCCACCGGCACCCCCGTCGACGCCAGCAGCCGCGAGGTCTCCTTCGCCTCCGCAGCGGCGGACGGCTTCCTCCACGTGGGCACGCTCCAGATCCCCGCGCACGTGGAGGGCGAGCGGCTCCCGGCGGTGATCTTCGCCCACGGCAGCGGCCCCAACGACCGGGACGAGACCCTCCGCGGCCAGCTCGGCATGAGCTTCGGCGTCGAGATCCCCGTCTTCGCCGAGCACGGCCAGGCGCTGCAGGACGCAGGCTTCGTGGTGCTCCGCTTCGACAAGCGGAGCTGCGGCCCGTTCAACGGCTGCGCCGACAACGGCTACGCCGCCATCGACCCCGACGCCGTCACCATCGACACCTTCGTCGAGGACGTGGAGGGCGGCCTCGCCTTCCTGGCGACCCAGCCGGAAGTCGACGCCGAGCGGCTCTTCTTCGTCGGACACAGCAAGGGCGCCAGCTACGCCCCCCGGCTCCTCACCGACCACCCGCAGCTCCGCGCCGGCGTGATGCTCGCCGCGCCCTTCGTCACCATCGACAGGGCCCTCGTCCAGCAGGCCGAGAAGCTCGAGGAGATCCTCGTCGCCACCGGCGCGAGCGAGGCGCAGATCGACGCCGCCCTCGCCGACGTGCGCGCGATCGCGGCGGACGTCACCGCCCTCCACGAGGGAACCTTCGCCGGCACGCGGATCGGCGGCCTGCCCGTCGCCTACTGGAATTCCTGGCTGCGCCTCGGCGAGGAGGCACCCGCCCTCGCCGCCGCCCTCGACCGGCCGCTGCTCGTCCTCTCCGGCGGCTACGACTGGAACGTGCCGCAGGCGGAGACCGAGGCCTGGGCAGCGCACTTCGGCGAGCGCTCGCCCCACGAGACCCGGATCGTTCCCTGCGTCACCCACGCGCTCAACTGCATCGACAACCCGGACTGGATGAAGATCCGCCCCGGCGACATCGGCGCGCACGTGGATCCGGCGGTGATCGAGGAGCTGCTCTCCTTCCTCGCCGCAAGGCGCTGA
- a CDS encoding YIP1 family protein, producing the protein MSGEHQRILEMLAAGKLAPAEAERLLAALRRPRARPGLWLFQPLELLPTHIALLVGVAAAAAGLLLSLLRIRFDGALDLHLVDAQVPWSVALVDHFLAWPATALVLWGAARLVARQGRFVDFLAAVGVARVPLVLAAALVGGVGARFDQVDQGAVPPAVVVVALLTLPFVAWFVALLVTGMRTAAGLRGARLAAAAVGGIVAAEILTKLALLAI; encoded by the coding sequence ATGAGCGGCGAGCACCAGCGCATCCTCGAGATGCTGGCTGCAGGAAAGCTCGCGCCGGCGGAGGCCGAGCGGCTCCTCGCCGCCCTGCGCCGGCCCCGGGCCCGGCCAGGCCTTTGGCTCTTCCAGCCCCTCGAGCTGCTCCCGACCCACATAGCCCTCCTCGTCGGCGTGGCTGCAGCGGCGGCGGGGCTGCTCCTCTCGCTCCTCCGGATCCGCTTCGACGGCGCCCTCGATCTCCACCTCGTCGACGCGCAGGTCCCGTGGAGCGTGGCGCTCGTCGATCACTTCCTCGCCTGGCCCGCCACCGCGCTGGTCCTCTGGGGGGCGGCCCGGCTCGTGGCCCGGCAGGGGCGCTTCGTCGATTTCCTCGCCGCGGTGGGTGTCGCCCGCGTTCCCCTGGTCCTCGCGGCAGCGCTGGTCGGCGGGGTGGGCGCGCGCTTCGATCAGGTGGACCAGGGAGCGGTCCCGCCCGCGGTCGTCGTCGTCGCGCTGTTGACCCTGCCCTTCGTGGCCTGGTTCGTGGCCCTGCTGGTCACGGGAATGCGCACCGCCGCCGGCCTGCGCGGGGCGCGGCTGGCAGCTGCGGCGGTAGGCGGCATCGTCGCCGCCGAGATTCTGACCAAATTGGCGCTCCTGGCGATCTGA
- a CDS encoding DUF2089 domain-containing protein: MSRLPTACPACDSALEVTRLACARCEMQLEGRFEFPELLRLSRDDLDFVLAFVRSSGSLKELGQLRGQSYPTVRNRLNEIIARLTVPTSDPEKERRRILDAIAGGTMTVKEGARRLQELE, encoded by the coding sequence ATGTCCCGGTTGCCCACCGCCTGCCCTGCCTGCGATTCGGCCCTCGAGGTGACGCGACTCGCCTGCGCCCGCTGCGAGATGCAGCTCGAGGGGCGCTTCGAATTTCCCGAGCTCCTCCGCCTCTCCCGCGACGACCTCGACTTCGTCCTCGCCTTCGTCCGCTCCTCGGGAAGCCTCAAGGAGCTCGGGCAGCTGCGCGGGCAGAGCTACCCCACCGTCCGCAACCGGCTGAACGAGATCATCGCGCGGCTCACCGTGCCCACCAGCGATCCCGAGAAGGAGCGCCGCCGGATCCTCGACGCCATCGCCGGCGGCACGATGACCGTCAAGGAAGGCGCGCGCCGCCTGCAGGAGCTCGAATGA
- a CDS encoding cyclic nucleotide-binding domain-containing protein — MPLWSALATEARADYTAFLLAGLALAIPLIRNLAPPAQRRRVRGMVLLTLAHLALLVAGVLLRGTEPEVHRDLRLASLACAALAAVGILGTLLFSVVLPRLHLALPKILQDVLMAAAGIAALFAVASRVGYDVSGLLTTSAIVTAVIGLALQDTLGNLVAGLAVQSDHSIRIGDWIQVGQLAGRVTEIRWRYTAIETRNWETVFVPNGSLVKNQVTVVGRRDGRPVRWRRWVHFNVDFRTGPGDVIRVVESALRSGPIDHVAADPAPNCILLELGESYARYAVRYWLTDPAQDDAIDSVVRVRVTFALKRAGIPLSMPAHAVFLTEESNERKVEKSEADRERRRDALARVDLFRDLTDDDRRRLAADLSYVPFAAGETITRQGAEAHWLYLLVAGEVSVRIRAESGHESEVSRLAAGSFFGEMSLLTGARRSATVVALDDAECYRLDKAAFEQVVRDRPQLAESLAEHLARRRMEISAIRENLDRTIEPQKLAAAKLDLLERIRDFFGLDDDEDERSRRAG, encoded by the coding sequence ATGCCCCTCTGGTCCGCCCTCGCCACCGAAGCCCGCGCCGACTACACCGCCTTCCTTCTCGCGGGGCTGGCCCTCGCGATCCCGCTCATCCGCAACCTCGCCCCGCCGGCGCAGCGCCGCCGCGTGCGCGGCATGGTGCTCCTCACCCTCGCCCACCTGGCGCTGCTGGTGGCAGGCGTCCTGCTCCGGGGAACGGAGCCCGAAGTCCACCGCGACCTCCGCCTCGCCTCCCTGGCTTGCGCGGCGCTCGCCGCGGTGGGGATCCTCGGCACGCTCCTCTTCTCGGTGGTGCTGCCGCGTCTCCACCTCGCGCTCCCGAAGATCCTCCAGGACGTGCTGATGGCGGCAGCGGGCATCGCCGCGCTCTTCGCCGTCGCGAGCCGCGTGGGCTACGACGTCTCGGGCCTGCTCACCACCTCCGCCATCGTCACCGCGGTGATCGGTCTCGCCCTCCAGGACACCCTGGGCAACCTGGTGGCGGGGCTCGCCGTGCAGTCCGATCACTCGATCCGCATCGGCGACTGGATCCAGGTGGGCCAGCTCGCCGGCCGCGTCACCGAGATCCGCTGGCGCTACACCGCCATCGAGACCCGCAACTGGGAGACGGTCTTCGTCCCCAACGGCTCGCTGGTGAAGAACCAGGTCACCGTGGTGGGCCGCCGCGACGGCAGGCCCGTGCGCTGGCGCCGCTGGGTCCACTTCAACGTCGACTTCCGCACCGGACCTGGCGACGTGATCCGGGTGGTCGAATCGGCGCTGCGGAGCGGGCCGATCGATCACGTCGCCGCCGATCCCGCGCCCAATTGCATCCTGCTGGAGCTCGGCGAGAGCTACGCCCGCTACGCGGTCCGCTACTGGCTCACCGACCCAGCGCAGGACGACGCCATCGACAGCGTGGTCCGGGTCCGCGTCACCTTCGCCCTCAAGCGCGCCGGCATCCCGCTCTCGATGCCCGCCCACGCCGTCTTCCTCACCGAGGAGAGCAACGAGCGGAAGGTGGAGAAGAGCGAAGCGGATCGCGAGCGCCGCCGCGACGCGCTGGCCCGGGTCGACCTCTTCCGCGACCTCACCGACGACGACCGCCGCCGGCTCGCAGCCGACCTCAGCTACGTGCCCTTCGCCGCAGGCGAAACGATCACGAGGCAGGGCGCCGAGGCCCACTGGCTCTACCTGCTCGTCGCCGGCGAGGTGAGCGTGCGGATCCGCGCGGAGAGCGGCCACGAGAGCGAGGTCTCGCGCCTCGCCGCCGGGAGCTTCTTCGGCGAGATGTCGCTCCTCACCGGCGCCCGCCGCTCCGCCACCGTGGTCGCCCTCGACGACGCGGAGTGCTACCGCCTCGACAAGGCGGCCTTCGAGCAGGTGGTGCGGGACCGCCCGCAGCTCGCCGAGTCGCTGGCCGAGCACCTCGCCCGCAGGCGGATGGAGATCAGCGCCATCCGCGAGAACCTCGACCGCACCATCGAGCCGCAGAAGCTCGCCGCGGCCAAGCTCGATCTGCTCGAGCGGATCCGCGATTTCTTCGGCCTCGACGATGACGAGGACGAGCGCAGCCGCCGGGCGGGGTGA
- a CDS encoding sensor histidine kinase, which produces MASLGELLCAHTEELVERWYRRWLEEGPARPDLTEAVLKDHLAVQLRALGEAMASGELSVESAGALWKEPGRLAPEDRVRDDVPIEELVREYAFVVEEIRSWLEERGETVPFGEYSLFSVAIFELTAESARRYATYQAERVSRERSLYLAGLAHQLRTPISVLQLYVQRAERGLDLNEPATLSRLRRTVRRMVRLVDAVLRLERFRPEELPVHPEELSPAQVVDQLVADYEHDAHRKGLRLDVSGNRSLRMEADPDLLADALGNLIENAIKYTEHGFVRVWLEEEERQLVFAVEDSGPGMSPERRDSLFQPVQPGKPGGVGLGLTIARRAALAQGGKLVVESEEGRGTTFRLCLPWKVEARAPVAEVKEA; this is translated from the coding sequence GTGGCGTCGCTGGGAGAGCTCTTGTGTGCCCACACCGAGGAACTGGTCGAGCGCTGGTACCGGCGCTGGCTCGAGGAGGGGCCCGCACGGCCGGACCTCACCGAGGCGGTGCTCAAGGATCACCTCGCCGTCCAGCTGCGGGCCCTGGGGGAGGCGATGGCCTCGGGGGAGCTGTCGGTCGAGTCGGCGGGGGCGCTCTGGAAGGAGCCGGGCAGGCTCGCACCGGAGGACCGGGTTCGCGACGACGTCCCGATCGAGGAGCTGGTGCGGGAGTACGCGTTCGTGGTGGAGGAGATCCGCTCGTGGCTCGAGGAGCGGGGGGAGACGGTGCCCTTCGGCGAATACTCCCTCTTCTCCGTGGCGATCTTCGAGCTCACCGCCGAGTCGGCCCGGCGCTATGCGACCTACCAGGCGGAGCGGGTGAGCCGGGAGCGCTCGCTCTACCTGGCAGGTCTCGCCCACCAGCTGCGGACCCCGATCTCGGTCCTCCAGCTCTACGTGCAGCGGGCCGAGCGGGGCCTCGACCTGAACGAACCGGCCACCCTGTCCCGGCTCCGCCGCACGGTGCGCCGGATGGTGCGGCTCGTCGATGCGGTGCTGCGGCTCGAGCGCTTCCGCCCCGAGGAGCTGCCGGTCCACCCCGAGGAGCTCTCGCCGGCGCAGGTGGTCGATCAGCTCGTCGCCGACTACGAGCACGACGCGCACCGCAAGGGGCTGCGCCTCGACGTGAGCGGCAACCGGTCGCTGCGCATGGAGGCCGACCCCGACCTGCTGGCCGACGCGCTCGGCAACCTGATCGAGAACGCGATCAAATACACGGAGCACGGCTTCGTTCGGGTGTGGCTCGAGGAGGAGGAGCGGCAGCTCGTCTTCGCCGTCGAGGACTCGGGGCCGGGCATGAGCCCGGAGCGGCGCGACAGCCTCTTCCAGCCGGTGCAACCGGGCAAGCCCGGTGGCGTCGGCCTGGGGCTCACCATCGCCCGGCGGGCCGCCCTCGCGCAGGGCGGCAAGCTCGTGGTGGAGAGCGAGGAGGGGCGGGGCACGACCTTCCGCCTCTGCCTGCCGTGGAAGGTCGAGGCCCGCGCCCCTGTCGCCGAGGTGAAGGAGGCGTAG